A region from the Parasphingopyxis sp. CP4 genome encodes:
- a CDS encoding amidohydrolase family protein has translation MSRVSLFHVAASALALTIAAPAIAQDSDEAPEWDVSNPPLPTRPVTIDVTEGTWMNVDVSPNGQTIAFDLLGDIYTMPITGGTPTRIASGLAWEVQPRFSPDGSRIAFTSDRGGGDNIWMMDANGSNMRQVTNENFRLLNQPDWSPDGQYIVARKHFTTGRSLGTGEVWLYHVSGGAGVRLVERPNENFQKDLGEPVFAPDGEGVYFSRNTTPGNQFIYAQDSNTQLFAVERYDMETGERETIVDGPGGALNPRPSPDGRYMAFIRRDRTQSVLYVKDLNSGEERAIYDALDRDMQETWTVYGTYPRMDWTPDSSSLVFWSGGHIRRVDVASGNADIIPFQISDTRDVIDPPRPEIEVAPTNFTTRMPRFASVSPDGRQVVFESLGRLHIRNMGSGSPRRLTSQSDAFELFPSWSRDGRRIVYVRWSDDGLGQIRVMNANGGGDRAVTSQPGHYRNPRFSPNGNMIVFEQGEGGFLTSGDWSERPGVYRVSANGGAAERITESGSNPHFGASGDRVFLTVSEENKQRLISVDLSGNDRRVHASGELVTGYEVSPDGDTLAFTENYNAFVVPMMPGTQDVELKADATSLPIVRVSGDGASYMSWSNNGDRLHWSLGPTLYSAAANTIFPTSPAAEGEERPDFVPPASGVSIAVSAQADRPSSRVALTGARIVTMQSEDGGIIENGTIVIDGDRIAAVGAADSTAIPAGYQTVDVAGATIIPGIIDAHAHGPHGVGDIIPQQNWHTIAHLAFGVTTVHDPSNTASHIFPAAEMQQAGLILAPRIFSTAEIVYGARAPSRYALINSLEDAQQHVRRLRVQGAHSIKNYNQPRREQRQQVVAAAIEQDIAVVAEGGSLFGMDMALIADGNTTLEHNIPQAVLYEDVLSFFGQTNVGYTPTLVVTYSGLAADPYWRAHTDVWRHPILSRHAPPRILQANSVRRPIAPEEDYVDDEAAAAAHALAQRGVPVSIGAHGQEEGLAAHWEMWSFVRGGMSPLEALRTATIVPAQALGFARDIGSLEAGKLADLVILDADPTVDIQNSDDIRYVMIGGRLYDPLTMNETITGNRTRDPYFWE, from the coding sequence ATGTCGCGGGTCAGCCTATTTCATGTCGCAGCCAGTGCACTCGCACTCACCATTGCCGCACCGGCTATCGCGCAAGATTCAGATGAAGCTCCGGAATGGGATGTTTCCAACCCGCCGCTGCCGACCCGGCCCGTCACGATCGATGTGACGGAAGGCACCTGGATGAATGTCGATGTCAGTCCCAATGGCCAGACGATCGCCTTCGATCTTCTGGGCGATATTTACACCATGCCGATTACCGGCGGGACACCAACCCGCATCGCCAGCGGCCTGGCCTGGGAAGTCCAGCCACGCTTTTCGCCCGATGGTTCGCGCATTGCCTTTACCTCGGATCGGGGTGGTGGCGACAATATCTGGATGATGGACGCGAATGGCAGCAATATGCGCCAGGTCACGAATGAAAATTTCCGCCTGCTCAACCAGCCCGACTGGTCGCCGGACGGGCAATATATTGTCGCGCGCAAGCATTTCACCACGGGTCGCTCGCTCGGCACAGGTGAGGTCTGGCTCTACCACGTGTCTGGCGGTGCCGGCGTTCGGCTTGTCGAGCGACCCAACGAGAATTTCCAGAAGGATCTCGGCGAACCGGTCTTCGCGCCGGATGGCGAGGGTGTCTATTTCAGCCGCAACACAACCCCGGGTAACCAGTTCATCTATGCCCAGGATTCCAATACCCAGCTCTTTGCCGTTGAACGCTATGACATGGAGACCGGCGAGCGCGAGACGATTGTCGATGGACCGGGCGGCGCGCTGAATCCGCGCCCTTCACCGGATGGGCGCTATATGGCTTTCATTCGCCGCGATCGCACCCAGTCTGTTCTCTATGTCAAGGATCTGAACAGCGGTGAGGAGCGTGCGATCTATGACGCGCTCGATCGCGACATGCAGGAAACCTGGACGGTGTACGGCACCTATCCGCGGATGGACTGGACGCCGGACAGCAGCAGCTTAGTCTTTTGGTCCGGCGGGCATATTCGCCGGGTCGATGTCGCCAGTGGCAATGCCGATATCATCCCGTTCCAAATCTCCGACACACGCGACGTAATCGATCCCCCGCGGCCGGAAATCGAAGTCGCGCCGACCAATTTCACGACCCGAATGCCGCGTTTTGCGAGCGTTTCACCCGATGGTCGGCAGGTTGTGTTTGAGAGCCTGGGTCGGCTCCACATCCGCAATATGGGTAGTGGATCGCCGCGACGCCTGACCAGCCAGTCCGACGCGTTTGAACTCTTTCCGAGCTGGTCCCGCGATGGACGGCGTATTGTCTATGTGCGCTGGAGCGATGACGGACTTGGCCAGATACGCGTGATGAATGCCAATGGCGGCGGCGATCGCGCCGTTACGAGCCAGCCCGGCCATTATCGCAACCCGCGTTTCTCGCCCAATGGCAACATGATCGTGTTTGAACAGGGCGAGGGTGGATTCCTGACCTCGGGCGATTGGTCCGAAAGGCCAGGCGTATATCGGGTCTCGGCGAACGGCGGTGCCGCAGAACGGATCACTGAGTCTGGCTCCAATCCACACTTTGGCGCGAGCGGCGATCGGGTCTTCCTGACCGTCAGCGAAGAAAATAAGCAGCGGCTAATCAGCGTCGATCTATCCGGCAATGATCGCCGTGTGCACGCATCCGGCGAGCTTGTGACCGGTTATGAGGTGTCTCCAGACGGCGACACGCTCGCATTTACCGAGAATTACAACGCGTTCGTCGTGCCGATGATGCCGGGGACCCAGGATGTCGAGCTCAAGGCGGATGCAACTTCATTGCCGATCGTACGGGTCAGTGGTGACGGCGCCTCCTATATGAGCTGGAGCAACAATGGCGACCGGCTGCACTGGTCGCTCGGCCCGACGCTCTATTCGGCAGCGGCAAACACCATCTTTCCGACATCGCCAGCGGCCGAGGGCGAAGAGCGCCCCGATTTCGTGCCGCCAGCCAGCGGTGTTTCGATAGCTGTTTCCGCTCAGGCCGACCGACCGTCTTCGCGCGTGGCGCTTACCGGTGCCCGTATCGTGACGATGCAGAGCGAAGATGGTGGCATCATCGAAAACGGAACGATCGTCATTGACGGCGATCGGATCGCGGCGGTTGGCGCGGCCGATTCAACGGCCATTCCGGCTGGCTATCAGACCGTGGACGTTGCCGGTGCGACGATCATTCCCGGTATCATTGATGCCCATGCCCACGGACCTCATGGGGTTGGCGATATCATCCCGCAACAGAACTGGCACACAATCGCCCATCTCGCCTTCGGTGTGACGACGGTCCACGATCCATCCAATACGGCGAGCCACATCTTCCCGGCTGCCGAGATGCAGCAGGCGGGGTTGATCCTCGCGCCGCGGATCTTCTCGACCGCCGAGATCGTTTATGGCGCGCGGGCACCAAGCCGCTATGCGCTGATCAACAGTCTTGAGGATGCACAGCAACATGTCCGCCGGTTGCGGGTGCAAGGTGCCCATTCGATCAAAAACTATAACCAGCCGCGCCGCGAGCAACGCCAGCAAGTTGTCGCCGCCGCTATCGAACAGGATATCGCGGTCGTCGCGGAAGGCGGGTCGCTGTTCGGAATGGATATGGCACTGATCGCCGACGGGAATACGACGCTGGAGCATAATATCCCGCAGGCGGTTCTCTACGAAGATGTGCTGAGCTTCTTCGGCCAGACCAATGTCGGCTACACGCCAACCCTGGTGGTCACCTATTCGGGGCTGGCAGCGGATCCCTATTGGCGGGCGCATACTGATGTCTGGCGGCACCCAATCCTGTCGCGTCATGCGCCGCCGCGCATCCTGCAGGCCAACTCGGTACGCCGTCCGATCGCGCCGGAAGAAGATTATGTCGATGACGAAGCCGCTGCAGCTGCCCATGCGCTCGCGCAGCGCGGGGTGCCGGTCAGCATCGGTGCGCATGGCCAGGAAGAGGGCCTTGCCGCACATTGGGAAATGTGGAGCTTTGTCCGCGGCGGGATGAGCCCGTTGGAAGCATTGCGAACCGCGACGATCGTCCCGGCTCAGGCTTTGGGCTTTGCCCGCGATATCGGCAGCCTCGAGGCTGGCAAACTCGCCGATCTCGTCATTCTAGACGCAGATCCAACCGTCGACATCCAGAATAGCGACGATATTCGCTATGTGATGATCGGTGGACGACTCTATGATCCGCTCACGATGAACGAGACGATTACCGGCAATCGGACGCGTGACCCGTATTTTTGGGAATAG